A region from the Deinococcus fonticola genome encodes:
- a CDS encoding ABC transporter substrate-binding protein, which yields MKRFLALLLTLCAVAQATTVAEVKKKGVLVLGTDPTFTPFEFKGADGQIQGFDIDIARAVAKDLGVKLEIRAVGFGALMPQSVTSGRVDMAVSGITITAERAKIVSFSAPYYRSAQVFIVKQGNPSRFGWPWNSAMKGKTIGVQANTTGQYVANDLLKPRGAVIKVYDDFAAGLADVRAGRIAALIGDAPTVADLQKRLPGQFQQAGSALAAEDYGMVFKKNSDLAAAANKTLARLRSSGEYQALLNKWIVQN from the coding sequence ATGAAACGCTTCCTTGCGCTGCTGCTCACCCTCTGCGCTGTTGCTCAGGCCACCACGGTGGCCGAGGTGAAGAAAAAAGGCGTGCTGGTGCTGGGCACCGACCCGACCTTCACGCCGTTCGAGTTCAAGGGGGCAGACGGGCAGATTCAGGGCTTCGACATTGACATTGCCCGGGCCGTGGCGAAGGATCTGGGCGTGAAGTTGGAGATCCGGGCGGTGGGGTTCGGGGCGCTGATGCCGCAGTCCGTCACGTCCGGGCGGGTGGACATGGCCGTCAGCGGAATTACCATCACCGCCGAGCGGGCGAAGATCGTGTCGTTCAGTGCGCCGTACTACCGCAGCGCGCAGGTGTTCATCGTGAAGCAGGGCAACCCCAGCCGCTTCGGCTGGCCGTGGAATTCCGCCATGAAAGGCAAGACCATCGGCGTGCAGGCGAACACCACCGGGCAGTACGTGGCGAACGACCTGCTGAAACCCAGGGGCGCAGTGATCAAGGTGTACGACGATTTCGCCGCTGGCCTTGCGGACGTGCGGGCCGGGCGCATTGCCGCCCTGATCGGGGACGCGCCCACCGTGGCCGACCTGCAAAAACGCCTGCCGGGTCAGTTCCAGCAGGCCGGCAGCGCCCTGGCCGCCGAGGACTACGGCATGGTGTTCAAAAAGAACAGCGACCTGGCTGCCGCCGCAAACAAGACCCTGGCGCGGCTGCGCTCCAGCGGCGAGTACCAGGCCCTGCTGAACAAGTGGATCGTGCAGAATTGA
- a CDS encoding DUF1697 domain-containing protein has protein sequence MQVVALLHAINLGKTRRVAMQDLRASLERLELQDVRTHLQSGNALFTTSWTDGPALREALETELQSTFGFGIPVTLRTAEEWQDIMRGIPFNAEREEVRVAFLSCLPEPGAVAALQQKNFGAECWQIRGDHLYQTVPDGTKNLKLSQAVIERHLHCSLTVRHWRTMRAIHALLGK, from the coding sequence ATGCAAGTCGTCGCCCTGCTGCACGCCATCAACCTGGGAAAAACCCGCCGCGTTGCCATGCAGGATTTGCGCGCCAGCCTGGAACGCCTGGAACTTCAGGACGTGAGAACGCACCTGCAAAGTGGAAACGCCCTCTTCACGACCTCATGGACAGACGGGCCGGCCTTGCGTGAGGCCCTGGAAACGGAACTCCAGTCCACCTTCGGGTTTGGGATTCCCGTGACCCTGCGAACCGCCGAGGAGTGGCAGGACATCATGCGGGGCATCCCTTTTAATGCTGAGCGCGAAGAGGTGCGCGTGGCTTTTCTGAGTTGCCTCCCTGAGCCTGGGGCGGTGGCCGCGCTGCAACAGAAGAATTTCGGCGCTGAATGCTGGCAGATCCGGGGAGATCACCTGTACCAGACCGTACCGGACGGCACGAAGAACCTGAAACTGAGCCAGGCCGTGATCGAGCGGCACCTGCACTGCTCTCTGACGGTTCGGCACTGGCGCACCATGAGGGCCATTCACGCTCTGCTGGGGAAATGA
- a CDS encoding DUF3060 domain-containing protein has product MKKILLTALACCGMAGAQSLSIGPNGVSLSTGANVTLRLDQNGLRVGVNQNAPRIPSRPQTLNCAGRAVKVSGTNGRVQLLGRCPSVTVTGSGNTVQVEQVGRLVVTGSRNRVTWRKALSGARPTLLVTGAGNQVAAGGYVATRPAPVTALPSRPAPVRTLTPMPVKPVTTSPRPTAPTTAQPLR; this is encoded by the coding sequence ATGAAGAAGATTCTCCTGACAGCTCTGGCGTGTTGTGGTATGGCCGGGGCACAGAGCCTCAGCATTGGCCCGAACGGCGTGAGCCTCAGCACGGGCGCAAACGTCACCCTGCGCCTCGATCAGAACGGCCTGCGTGTGGGGGTGAACCAGAATGCCCCGCGTATTCCGTCCAGGCCGCAGACGCTGAACTGCGCCGGGCGGGCGGTGAAGGTCAGCGGTACGAACGGGCGCGTCCAGCTGCTGGGCCGCTGCCCCAGCGTGACCGTGACCGGCAGCGGCAACACCGTGCAGGTCGAGCAGGTGGGCCGGCTCGTCGTCACCGGCAGCCGCAACCGCGTCACCTGGCGCAAGGCCCTGAGCGGTGCCCGCCCCACCCTGCTGGTTACGGGCGCCGGCAACCAGGTGGCCGCCGGTGGGTATGTGGCGACCCGACCCGCACCGGTCACGGCGCTGCCCAGTCGCCCGGCCCCCGTGCGCACGCTGACCCCCATGCCGGTGAAACCGGTGACAACTTCCCCTCGGCCCACCGCGCCCACGACCGCTCAGCCCCTCCGCTAA
- a CDS encoding endonuclease/exonuclease/phosphatase family protein: MKRPPRLAPIRFWSLLFILVACGWWWVTRTQAGTWWWAAALNVVPPQVLLPIPLFMAWLAGRARKQGWVLLNVLAAAVFTVSVAGFVLPRAEQKHAGLPLTLLTLNTNFAGTDPARLAQVALREGVQVITLQEALNRQVDPGEYEQRLRAAFPGWSVTRYDELVTISKFPILSARSVKFPNSAHAVFVTQVRAQGQVVDIVNMHLPAPKLLPSASDRAQNRNVQERLQLTLDIRRDFQKVAGSLIRADDHPLIIAGDLNAPSRGGVWYQLRSLGLRDAFRESGRGFGFTHHALFGHSRIDYVWLRGAKAGHTRTLRDLLSDHRAVVVKIMLPETESGE, translated from the coding sequence ATGAAACGTCCGCCGCGCCTTGCTCCCATTCGGTTCTGGTCCCTGCTGTTCATCCTGGTTGCCTGCGGGTGGTGGTGGGTGACGCGCACCCAGGCCGGAACCTGGTGGTGGGCTGCCGCGCTGAACGTGGTGCCGCCGCAGGTGCTGCTGCCCATTCCCCTTTTCATGGCGTGGCTGGCCGGACGCGCCAGAAAGCAGGGATGGGTGCTGCTGAATGTCCTGGCGGCAGCGGTTTTCACGGTGTCCGTGGCAGGGTTCGTTCTGCCCCGCGCCGAGCAGAAACATGCCGGCCTGCCCCTCACGCTGCTGACGCTCAACACCAATTTTGCCGGAACCGACCCGGCGCGCCTCGCGCAGGTGGCCCTGCGTGAAGGTGTGCAGGTCATCACCTTGCAAGAAGCCCTGAACCGCCAAGTCGATCCCGGCGAGTACGAGCAGCGCCTGCGCGCCGCCTTTCCCGGCTGGTCGGTCACCCGCTACGACGAACTGGTCACCATCAGCAAATTTCCCATCCTGAGCGCCAGAAGCGTCAAGTTCCCGAACTCCGCGCACGCCGTGTTCGTCACGCAGGTGCGGGCCCAGGGCCAGGTGGTCGACATCGTGAACATGCACCTCCCCGCACCGAAGCTCCTGCCGTCCGCCAGTGACCGTGCCCAGAACCGCAATGTGCAGGAACGCCTGCAACTGACGCTGGACATTCGCCGCGACTTCCAGAAAGTGGCCGGCAGCCTCATCCGCGCCGACGACCACCCCCTCATCATCGCCGGCGACCTGAACGCCCCCTCACGTGGCGGCGTGTGGTATCAGCTCCGCTCGCTGGGCCTGCGCGACGCCTTCCGCGAGTCCGGACGCGGCTTCGGCTTCACCCACCATGCCCTCTTCGGCCATTCCCGCATCGACTACGTGTGGCTGCGCGGCGCCAAAGCCGGGCACACGCGCACCCTGCGCGACCTGCTGAGCGACCACCGCGCCGTGGTGGTGAAAATCATGCTGCCCGAAACGGAAAGTGGGGAGTAG
- the ftsZ gene encoding cell division protein FtsZ: MQAARIRVIGLGGAGNNAVNRMIESGLEGVEFIAANTDAQVLAKNHAEVRIQLGDRLTRGLGAGANPEVGEQSALEDRERIKEYLDDTDMLFITAGMGGGTGTGSSPVVAEIAREMGILTVAIVTRPFKFEGPKRTRVAEEYITKLQERVDGMIVVNNEKLLTAVDKKVSFREAFLIADRVLYYGVKGISDVINVEGMINLDFADVRNLLANSGTVLMGIGAGRGDKMAEEAALSAIHSPLLERGIEGARRILVNVTGGYDMSMTDANEIVEKIREATGYEDPDVLFGITPDEAAGDEVRVTVIATGFGEGAFNGSLGGLAGSRGGTIETIVRPVRGSTPSYDPKDYEIPAFLRNGG, translated from the coding sequence ATGCAAGCGGCCAGAATTCGCGTGATCGGCTTGGGTGGGGCGGGCAACAACGCCGTCAACCGCATGATCGAATCGGGACTCGAAGGAGTCGAATTTATTGCGGCAAACACCGACGCTCAGGTGCTTGCCAAGAACCACGCCGAAGTGCGTATTCAGCTCGGTGACCGCCTGACCCGCGGCCTGGGGGCCGGGGCCAACCCGGAGGTCGGGGAGCAGTCTGCCCTGGAAGACCGTGAACGCATCAAGGAATACCTCGACGACACCGACATGCTGTTCATCACCGCCGGCATGGGCGGCGGCACCGGCACCGGCAGCAGCCCCGTCGTCGCGGAAATCGCCCGTGAAATGGGCATCCTGACCGTCGCCATCGTGACCCGCCCCTTCAAGTTCGAGGGGCCGAAACGCACGCGTGTGGCCGAGGAGTACATCACCAAGTTGCAGGAGCGCGTCGACGGCATGATTGTCGTCAATAACGAGAAACTCCTGACTGCCGTCGATAAGAAGGTGTCCTTCCGCGAGGCCTTCCTGATCGCCGACCGCGTGCTGTACTACGGCGTGAAAGGCATCAGCGACGTCATCAACGTGGAAGGCATGATCAACCTCGACTTCGCCGACGTGCGCAACCTGCTGGCCAACAGCGGCACCGTCCTGATGGGCATCGGGGCCGGGCGCGGCGACAAGATGGCCGAGGAAGCGGCCCTCAGCGCCATCCACAGCCCGCTGCTCGAACGTGGCATCGAGGGCGCGCGCCGCATCCTGGTGAACGTCACCGGCGGTTACGACATGAGCATGACCGACGCCAACGAAATCGTCGAGAAGATCCGCGAAGCCACCGGCTACGAAGACCCCGACGTCCTGTTCGGGATCACCCCCGACGAAGCCGCCGGCGACGAGGTGCGCGTCACCGTCATCGCCACCGGCTTCGGCGAAGGGGCCTTCAACGGCAGCCTGGGTGGCCTGGCCGGCTCACGCGGCGGCACCATTGAAACCATCGTCCGCCCCGTGCGCGGCAGCACCCCCAGCTACGACCCTAAAGACTACGAAATCCCCGCCTTCCTGCGTAACGGCGGATAA
- the ftsA gene encoding cell division protein FtsA yields MRDNTIIVGLDIGTTKITTVIGEVSPGGAVDIIGEGSVPSEGMKRGSVVNLERATHAIKQSVQAAERVSGVKVKSVFVSVAGNHAKAITSHGLAAIRRNQEINQADVDRAIENARAVPLDPNLEILHTLPQEYVVDGQEGIKSAVGMHGVRLEVDVHIVAGTAGPLLNLRRCVQEAGLQVEGFVLHALASGLATLEAAEQMQTTIVIDMGGGTTDIGVFKRGNLAHSASIPIGGEHVTADLAQILKIPMEEAENVKKRYGAALPELADQDLTLEITSANGVLLTVSAFELSRVIKPRVNEIYGLIRDEIDQALGPVELVAQSVVLTGGAAQLRGAVDLARDRFRLPTRLGRPRGIAGLSDIVSGPEFAGSVGMVLYGIGQDGKVPLSVFSGEQKQNKPGQNLGDSGAGRPVTGASTSAGVPSQPAPPPEAAKSPLVIITTPTPTAEGGNGKPTPPSPKSNQPGLGDRLRKIMKDWF; encoded by the coding sequence ATGCGGGACAATACCATCATCGTCGGGCTGGACATCGGCACCACCAAAATCACCACCGTCATCGGCGAGGTGTCTCCCGGCGGCGCAGTCGACATCATCGGTGAAGGCAGCGTCCCCAGTGAGGGCATGAAGCGCGGCAGCGTCGTGAACCTCGAACGCGCCACCCACGCCATCAAGCAGTCGGTGCAGGCCGCCGAACGCGTCAGCGGCGTGAAGGTCAAAAGCGTGTTCGTGTCGGTCGCCGGCAACCACGCCAAAGCCATCACCAGCCACGGCCTCGCGGCCATTCGCCGCAACCAGGAAATCAACCAGGCCGATGTCGACCGCGCCATCGAGAACGCCCGCGCCGTACCGCTCGACCCGAACCTGGAAATCCTGCACACACTTCCGCAGGAGTACGTCGTGGACGGGCAGGAAGGCATCAAGAGCGCCGTCGGCATGCACGGCGTGCGCCTGGAAGTGGACGTGCACATCGTCGCTGGCACTGCCGGCCCGCTGCTGAACCTGCGCCGCTGCGTGCAGGAAGCCGGCCTTCAGGTGGAAGGTTTCGTGCTGCACGCGCTGGCCTCGGGCCTCGCCACACTGGAAGCCGCGGAGCAGATGCAGACCACCATCGTGATCGACATGGGTGGCGGCACCACCGACATCGGTGTGTTCAAACGCGGCAACCTCGCGCACAGCGCCAGCATCCCCATCGGCGGCGAACACGTCACCGCCGACCTGGCACAGATCCTGAAAATTCCCATGGAGGAAGCCGAAAACGTCAAGAAACGTTACGGCGCGGCCCTGCCTGAGCTGGCCGATCAGGACCTGACGCTGGAGATCACCAGCGCCAACGGTGTCCTGCTCACCGTCAGCGCCTTTGAACTCTCGCGCGTCATCAAGCCCCGCGTGAACGAGATCTACGGTCTGATCCGCGACGAGATCGACCAGGCGCTTGGCCCGGTGGAGCTCGTGGCCCAGTCCGTCGTCCTGACGGGCGGCGCGGCCCAGCTGCGCGGCGCGGTCGATCTGGCGCGTGACCGCTTTCGCCTGCCCACCCGCCTGGGGCGCCCACGCGGCATCGCGGGCCTCAGCGACATCGTCAGCGGCCCTGAATTTGCCGGCAGTGTCGGTATGGTGCTGTACGGCATCGGCCAGGACGGCAAGGTGCCGCTCAGCGTGTTCAGCGGCGAGCAGAAGCAGAACAAGCCAGGGCAGAACCTTGGCGACAGCGGCGCCGGACGCCCCGTGACCGGCGCCAGCACCTCCGCTGGGGTTCCCAGTCAACCTGCTCCGCCCCCCGAAGCGGCCAAAAGCCCCCTGGTGATTATCACCACCCCCACTCCCACCGCAGAAGGCGGGAACGGTAAACCCACGCCGCCCAGTCCCAAGTCCAACCAGCCCGGCCTGGGCGACCGCCTGCGCAAGATCATGAAAGACTGGTTTTGA
- a CDS encoding cell division protein FtsQ/DivIB, translating to MFRRAARPLKPEPADVPVEGLDDEDFPDPFDTEFLEPSDVAEQMTELASQPVPEAELKPVDAATLPARLRPASRVRPWVWWTSGGLALLLVGGLASWFALPIRQVAVTGNQVLTEAEVKSLAGLRGGVGWLYYGRAQARGLLKNPWVQSAVVTRQFPDSVSLQVTERRPFLQMRNRQGQAVLVAQDGRLLPWKKGFEKLPVVSGWGPERLNDAVLVAHALSRYTVQSVGYTPSGLTVKTAAGTVWSGDLKSLLKYAGSISMYPNQKINVYPWGVSVQ from the coding sequence ATGTTCCGCCGCGCCGCCAGGCCTCTGAAACCCGAACCGGCGGACGTTCCCGTCGAGGGCCTGGATGACGAGGATTTTCCTGATCCATTCGATACGGAGTTTCTGGAACCCAGCGACGTGGCCGAGCAGATGACTGAACTCGCCAGCCAGCCTGTGCCGGAGGCCGAACTGAAACCCGTGGACGCGGCGACCCTGCCTGCCCGCTTGCGCCCGGCGTCCCGTGTGAGGCCGTGGGTGTGGTGGACGTCGGGGGGGCTGGCCCTGCTGCTGGTCGGTGGCCTGGCCAGCTGGTTCGCGCTGCCCATCCGGCAGGTGGCAGTCACAGGAAATCAGGTGCTGACCGAGGCCGAGGTCAAAAGCCTGGCGGGCCTGCGCGGCGGCGTGGGGTGGCTGTATTACGGGCGCGCTCAGGCCAGGGGGCTGCTGAAAAACCCGTGGGTGCAGTCGGCGGTGGTCACGCGCCAGTTCCCGGATTCTGTTTCGCTCCAGGTCACGGAACGCCGGCCCTTCCTGCAGATGCGCAACCGTCAGGGGCAGGCGGTGCTGGTGGCGCAGGATGGGCGGCTGCTGCCGTGGAAGAAAGGCTTTGAGAAGCTGCCGGTGGTGTCGGGCTGGGGGCCGGAGCGGCTGAATGACGCGGTGCTCGTGGCCCACGCCCTCTCGCGCTACACTGTGCAATCGGTCGGCTACACCCCATCTGGACTGACGGTGAAAACCGCGGCCGGAACCGTGTGGAGTGGCGACCTGAAATCCCTCTTGAAGTATGCTGGGAGCATCAGCATGTACCCGAATCAGAAAATCAACGTTTATCCATGGGGGGTGAGTGTTCAGTAA
- a CDS encoding UDP-N-acetylmuramate dehydrogenase: protein MSPEAVSGLSRTGARVERLPLARYTTLGVGGESEVWFVSTQEQLAEAMEQPYRILGGGSNLVIADGGVPERVLRLSGPFAERDLEPDPQLSEGAEIVTGWVGGGVPLPGLVRALQKLGLSNLEGTVGIPGQVGGSVWMNAGTRFGEMFGGLHTIEIATPGGVKQVTPDDLNWGYRQSGIPRNHIVTRVRLKLRRSTPGEVQANMDAADQARKGQPKNKTPGCAFKNPTLPDGHKVSAGKLIDEAGLKGTRVGNAMIASEHANFIVNLGGATAADVHALLEVIRARVGVPMELEYELWPERPELTQAPVAEAR from the coding sequence ATGAGTCCCGAGGCCGTGTCAGGCCTGAGCCGTACCGGAGCCCGGGTGGAGCGCTTGCCCCTCGCGCGCTATACGACGCTGGGCGTGGGCGGCGAGTCCGAAGTGTGGTTCGTCTCCACGCAGGAGCAACTCGCCGAGGCGATGGAGCAGCCGTACCGCATCCTGGGCGGCGGCAGTAACCTGGTCATTGCCGATGGTGGCGTGCCGGAGCGCGTCCTGCGCCTGAGCGGGCCGTTCGCCGAGCGTGATCTGGAGCCCGATCCACAGCTTTCGGAGGGCGCGGAAATCGTGACCGGCTGGGTGGGGGGCGGCGTTCCGTTGCCGGGGCTGGTGCGGGCCCTGCAGAAGCTGGGCCTGTCCAATCTGGAAGGTACGGTGGGCATTCCCGGTCAGGTGGGCGGCAGCGTGTGGATGAATGCCGGAACGCGCTTCGGCGAGATGTTCGGCGGTCTTCACACCATCGAGATCGCCACGCCCGGCGGGGTGAAACAGGTCACCCCGGACGACCTGAACTGGGGCTACCGCCAAAGCGGCATTCCCCGCAACCACATCGTCACCCGCGTGCGCCTGAAGCTGCGGCGCAGCACGCCCGGCGAAGTGCAGGCGAACATGGACGCCGCCGACCAGGCCCGCAAAGGCCAGCCGAAGAACAAGACGCCCGGCTGCGCGTTTAAAAATCCGACCCTCCCGGACGGGCATAAGGTCAGCGCCGGAAAACTCATCGACGAGGCCGGACTGAAAGGAACGCGCGTCGGGAACGCCATGATCGCATCCGAGCACGCGAATTTCATCGTGAACCTCGGCGGGGCCACGGCCGCGGACGTTCACGCGTTGCTGGAAGTGATCCGTGCGAGGGTGGGCGTTCCCATGGAACTGGAGTATGAACTGTGGCCTGAGCGCCCGGAACTGACCCAGGCTCCAGTGGCGGAGGCGAGGTAA
- the murC gene encoding UDP-N-acetylmuramate--L-alanine ligase: MTDSKTSAATFSSSLPLPPLHYHLLGIGGIGMSAFARLLVARGHRVSGCDEHLTELTAQLVHEGIPVAQDHDASHILDEPFGKVDVVVASEAVPKTHPELLAARKMGAEIRPRMALLGELLRGGPSVGVIGTHGKTTTTSMIAVALHGAGLDPSAFVGGKVPEFGGSNARVGSGPFVAEVDESDRNFAALHCDTAVFTNAEDDHVGGNQSTYWATVEEQHAAFARFVGQANRVLACADWPGLLSLCQDAQATLTYGQAENADYRATNLRPDEEGTSFTVSHRGRVLGEGRVGLPGVHNVLNGLAALAVVDLYGGDFQQGAAALAAFRGPGRRWQKIGELNGALIIDDYAHNATKVAAAVQAGRQTGRRVRVVFQPHRYLRTQQSWPKLADALMQADEVLLLDIAAASEAPIEGIHATLISDRMKENGHPDITYYPGRAAMLRHLRDTAQPRDLIVTMGAGDVWQVSRDLAGVPR, translated from the coding sequence ATGACTGACTCCAAGACTTCCGCCGCCACTTTCTCGAGTTCACTGCCCCTCCCTCCCTTGCACTATCACCTGCTGGGCATCGGTGGCATCGGCATGAGCGCCTTCGCCCGGCTGCTGGTGGCCCGCGGCCACCGCGTCAGCGGCTGCGACGAACACCTCACCGAACTGACCGCCCAGCTTGTCCACGAGGGCATTCCCGTGGCGCAGGATCATGACGCCTCGCACATCCTGGATGAGCCGTTCGGCAAAGTGGACGTGGTCGTGGCCTCCGAAGCCGTGCCCAAAACGCACCCGGAACTGCTGGCCGCCAGGAAGATGGGCGCTGAAATTCGCCCGCGTATGGCCCTGCTGGGCGAGTTGCTGCGTGGTGGCCCCAGCGTGGGCGTCATCGGCACACACGGGAAAACCACCACCACCAGCATGATTGCCGTCGCCCTGCACGGCGCGGGCCTCGACCCGTCGGCGTTCGTGGGCGGCAAGGTGCCGGAATTCGGCGGCAGCAACGCCCGCGTGGGCAGTGGCCCGTTCGTGGCCGAGGTGGACGAATCCGACAGGAACTTCGCCGCCCTGCACTGCGACACCGCCGTGTTCACGAACGCCGAGGATGACCACGTGGGCGGCAATCAATCCACCTACTGGGCCACCGTCGAGGAGCAGCACGCGGCGTTTGCTCGCTTCGTGGGGCAGGCGAACCGCGTGCTGGCCTGCGCCGACTGGCCCGGCCTGCTGAGCCTGTGCCAGGACGCCCAGGCGACCCTCACCTACGGTCAGGCCGAGAATGCCGACTACCGCGCCACGAACCTGCGCCCCGACGAGGAGGGCACCAGCTTCACGGTGTCCCATCGGGGCCGCGTGCTGGGCGAAGGCCGCGTGGGGCTGCCGGGCGTGCATAACGTCCTGAACGGCCTCGCGGCGCTGGCTGTCGTGGATCTGTACGGCGGGGACTTCCAGCAGGGCGCCGCGGCCCTGGCGGCCTTCCGGGGGCCGGGACGCCGCTGGCAGAAAATCGGGGAGCTCAATGGCGCGCTGATCATCGACGATTACGCGCACAACGCCACCAAAGTCGCCGCCGCCGTGCAGGCCGGCCGGCAGACGGGTCGCCGCGTGCGCGTGGTGTTCCAGCCACACCGTTACCTGCGCACCCAGCAAAGCTGGCCCAAACTGGCCGACGCGCTGATGCAGGCCGACGAAGTGCTGCTGCTCGACATCGCCGCCGCGTCCGAGGCCCCTATCGAGGGCATCCACGCCACGCTGATCAGCGACCGCATGAAGGAAAACGGCCACCCCGACATCACCTATTACCCGGGCCGGGCGGCCATGCTGCGTCACCTGCGCGACACCGCCCAGCCCCGCGACCTGATCGTCACGATGGGCGCCGGGGACGTGTGGCAGGTCTCGCGCGACCTCGCCGGAGTGCCCAGATGA
- the murG gene encoding undecaprenyldiphospho-muramoylpentapeptide beta-N-acetylglucosaminyltransferase, producing MSLVVMATGGTGGHIYPAVATAKELMARGHASLLLGQRGGMEERVAAEQGLEFVGVDAGKLARSGQGLADPRQLWRAALGVVQARRVLVGRQPGAVVGYGGFASLPGILAAQSLGIPTVLHEQNALLGLTQKLAVGRAKAVGTSYQEVRGLDLQKATLVGMPVRENRLERRQALQQLGLQDGPLTLLVMGGSQGSLFLNENVPGILEGLFPGGVHGGQAVQVLHQTGPRWIEQVTPSVAHLPWYHVSPFVDAVAAWSAAHLGITRAGTSTLAEAAFHGVPLIMVPLPESAENHQFHNAVSVQQAGAGCVVEQADVTGKLGQAVLECVQPGNLAAMREAARRRAQPGAAARFADLIEHHLRSPTP from the coding sequence ATGAGTCTGGTGGTCATGGCAACGGGCGGCACGGGCGGACACATTTACCCGGCGGTCGCCACCGCAAAGGAACTGATGGCGCGGGGGCACGCGTCCCTGCTGCTGGGTCAGCGGGGCGGCATGGAGGAACGGGTCGCGGCCGAACAGGGCCTGGAATTCGTGGGTGTGGACGCCGGGAAACTGGCGCGCAGTGGGCAGGGCCTGGCTGATCCGCGTCAACTGTGGCGGGCGGCCCTGGGCGTGGTGCAGGCTCGCCGCGTGCTGGTGGGGCGCCAGCCCGGCGCGGTGGTGGGGTACGGCGGGTTTGCCAGCCTGCCGGGCATTCTGGCCGCGCAGTCGCTGGGCATTCCGACAGTGCTTCACGAGCAGAACGCCCTGCTGGGCCTTACGCAGAAACTCGCGGTAGGGCGGGCCAAAGCGGTGGGCACGTCGTATCAGGAAGTCCGGGGGCTGGATCTGCAAAAGGCCACGCTGGTCGGGATGCCGGTCCGCGAAAACCGCCTGGAACGCCGCCAGGCCTTGCAGCAACTGGGCCTGCAGGACGGCCCCCTCACGCTGCTGGTGATGGGCGGGTCGCAGGGTTCCCTGTTCCTGAATGAGAACGTCCCCGGCATCCTCGAAGGGCTTTTTCCCGGCGGGGTGCACGGCGGCCAGGCGGTTCAGGTGCTGCACCAGACCGGGCCGCGCTGGATCGAACAGGTCACGCCCAGCGTGGCGCATTTGCCGTGGTATCACGTTTCTCCCTTCGTGGACGCCGTGGCTGCGTGGTCAGCCGCCCACCTGGGGATCACGCGGGCCGGCACCAGCACCCTCGCGGAAGCGGCCTTTCACGGCGTGCCGCTGATCATGGTGCCCCTGCCCGAATCGGCCGAGAACCATCAGTTTCACAACGCGGTCAGTGTGCAGCAGGCTGGGGCCGGGTGCGTGGTCGAGCAGGCCGATGTGACCGGGAAGCTGGGGCAGGCGGTGTTAGAGTGTGTGCAGCCGGGGAACCTGGCCGCCATGCGTGAAGCCGCCCGCCGCCGCGCCCAGCCGGGTGCCGCCGCCCGCTTCGCTGACCTGATCGAACATCACCTGCGTTCCCCCACCCCCTGA